The sequence tatgaatattcattagtggtcttgtctcaatgaaggtacatttcaggggttaacattttgagatttttttcaaactaatgtacatgacatcccacaactctccaacaaaggaaagtcatatctggacatttttggagaaatgagagacatttcaaagagtggtacaactgtgccaaagcgacgaaagaggacaaaatcgacaaaaagtcatgattttgcacccaacagcaccaaattcaaagacctgccctggccagaataagcaagctatggagctgaaactttaggatgtgatttaggaatatatttgctgcttagggcacaactttcagaatcaaggcctaagtagtttcaaagaaattacaaaatgaatggcaacacaacaagacttgtaaaaatgaaaccgaacttagaccggggttaggttgactcttatttgggtcaaattaagtttttttctcattatttaggcttgttttgaccttaaatcatcagcaatacaatattctaaatgaattagagtgatttgagcacattcaaatttttcactatattgacccaaaatgtagtgtaaatagagacaagaccacaattgattttttaagccttttagcagttaaattgtcaatgtttgaccgcgacgcatcaaagaacgcgtggtgttgtgaatctgaaatttagattatgttattccggacagtcgggcaagtaaatggtgaaaaataaaatggtgattgaccacggaaatttttttttaatcgacaaattagacagactttgatatttccactcttttcagccaactggcagaaaaaactcaaaacacgccccctattacccaattagcaaaattcgaaattaattttttcatcaaataatttctttatatctgtagacttgccacaacaaatattttttcaatacctctccaaatatgtacttgagagtaaaaaacatgcactcgtctaatagataggcctggaccctccaacctatgaatattcattagtggtcttgtctctgcatCTCAGAAAGGACTGGGTGGCGCCATTTTGCAAGATGGGGCACCGATAGCTTATGCGTCAAGGGCATTAACCCCAACCGAACAGCGTTATGCCcagattgaaaaagaaacattagCAGTTGTGTTTGGGTGCGAGCGTTTCCACCAATTCTTATATGCGCGGAATTTTGACGTCGAATCAGATCACAAACCACTTGAGTCAATTCTTAAGAAACAACTTGGGCAGGCACCGCCCAGAATTCAGAGATTTCTACTGAGGTTGCAAAAGTACACTTTCAACTTGCGTTTTGTGCCTGGTAAGGAAATGTATGTAGCTGACGCGTTAAGTCGAGCATACTTGGAGGACTCAGATCGTGATAATGAACTCTCACAGGAAGCCCAATTACAAGTTCATGCGCTAGTGTCTAGCTTACCAATAACCGCAGGAAAAGCTGATGAGCTAAAACGTGAAATACAAACTGACTCTGAATTGCAGACATTGTATAAAACTATAGAATCAGGTTGGCCGGAAAATTGTTCTGAAGTTCAAGATGTCGTGAAACCATACTGGAACTGTCGCGATGAACTATACATTACTGAAGGATACATATTCAAAGGACACAAAATTGTGATTCCGCCATCAATGCGCAAAGACATGCTGCAAAAAGTGCATGAGGGACATCTAGGAATAGAAATGTGTCGAAGACGTGCGCGGGAGGTCATATATTGGCCAGGACTAAATAGTCAAATCGCTGAAATGGTCTCAAAATGCACAACATGTCAGAAAcattgcaataaacagcaaAAGGAACCGCTCATGTCGCATCCCATACCGCAAAGGCCGTCGCAAAACATATCTAGTGATCTATGTGTGGTCTATGGGAAAGACTACTTAGTGATAGTTGATGCGTACTCAGGCTATTTCGAGATAGCTCTGCTTGATGACACTACAAGTGAAACCATAATCAAACATTGTAAATCTATATTTGCGCGCCATGGAATACCTGACGAATTCTTCACAGACAATGGTTCTAATCTAGTTAGCCGGAACTTTCAAGCTTTCGCAAAAGCATGGGAATTTAAGCTGGTGACATCATCACCAAGATTCCCACAATCAAATGGACTAGTTGAAAAAGCTGTGCAGACCGTCAAGAAAATTCTCAAGAGAAGCTTCTCCACAGGAGAAGACCCGTATCTAGGACTTTTAGCATACAGGAGTACACCACGTGAAGCAGACATTGCATCGCCTGCCAAGTTGCTTATGGGTAGAAACCTGCGCACGAGGTTGCCAACGGCAACTTCACAACTCCTACCAGTGGATGCAGTCAAAGTTCAGCAGCAGATACAAACGCGACGGGATACGGCAAAGGCATTCTTTGATGGGAAGTCTAGAGCACTCAAACCCCTAAACCCCGGCGATAATGTTATGATAACCTCTCCGGATAAACAGGGATCCCCAGGAATTGTGGAACAGCAGACATCTGATCCGATATCATATCTGGTCAGAACAAGGAATAACACTTTGCGACGTAACCGTAGACACCTCCGCCAGGTGCCCAGGGGCAGTATCCAGGAAAATGACCTGGAACAGGAAATTGAAGATGTAGACTCTGACGCAACAATCTCTAATGAAAGACTAGAATCTCGTGAGAATGAACTCCTCATAAACACTACGCCTGACACCCCGCAATTAGTTACAACAAGGTCAGGTCGTCTTGTCAGACCACCGGATAGATATGGTCATTAGTTCAACTTATGCTAAAGTTACTCAACTCAACAGATGTGAATAGACTGATTAATTAGAGCAGACCAGCCTCTAATCTCTTGTGTTTAGGTTTCGGAAAATGCGTGTGGTTCTTATATAACttttaaatgtttatgttttagTATTAGCGTGACCTTAGTTCAGTTCATAGTTATTTTCATTCAGACATAACAAGGTGATTTACTTGCAGACTATTTGGATTAATCTTTATTCAGCGTCTCGTGcgatatgagtttttgatgttTGTAATTGACTCTTGGATTTGCAGTTAACTATTTTGTGTTGCTTTGCTTCCTCTCCGTAAGGGGAATGTTATGATATTACCTATTATTCGTTATACTAACCATACTAACCATATACCTTATATAGCTTactaatcatcacgtgacctgtatctttatatatcttagttactttaataaactggcttatacctgtcgaccgttgtgcgtgttgcatctatgcctgagcaagaaacagGTCCATATTTCCACAGGAGGACAAACCTTACTTCCACAGTTCCCCATCTTCCCTCTTCCCAGCAACAAAACCCAAGGACACAGACATAGACCAATTCCAAACCATTACACATGCAAAGCATGCAAAAATGCTAGATGCATAACATAACAATAGAAAATACTTCAAATGCACAGACTATACTTACATACACTGATATACAGGACACCCATGTGTACATTGtgtaaaataggcctacaatttGTGAATTTTGATTTGCCAACGATAGTTCTGAAGTGTGACTTATCAAAAGACTCCCGTACCAATTGTGTATCCTAGAGTTATCTATTCCAatctcattttgaaaacacATCTTGAAGAAGGATTATTTAGCCTCCCAAGCACACTCTTAATGCGCTCAAATGACTTACAGGAAACACGAAATCAAAATGTAGAAAGTCGCGTCAGCTATACCAAGGAAGTACCAATATCAATTCCCACGTATTGCATATTATACAGTACTTGAGCCATGAAGACCATAGTGAATGGGCAGTTTgcgcaattatttcatggtaTTTATGATCATTTTATCCGTAAAGTGAAGTGCCGTTCACAGACCATGACAAGATCTGTGAATCGTGTACTATATTGTgcctacatgcatgcattacataCTAGGTACACACGGACACACAGTCCAAGAGCAAACTGTATGTTACTGGTactcccccccccgccctccaTATGCGGGTCAACCATACGTGTATCTGTGTTCCAGTCGTATCAAGACCCCCCTCCCGGCCCTAGTCATAGAATTTCCCCTGAGTGAGGTCCCAAAATATGATACATTTAAAATTTGGAACTCGGATGCGGTGCAATTGATAAAACGATCTCTAATTCATTCACTCACTGATCATGGCGACGGATGAGACGCCTGCcatccatgaccatgatgatctGACAGGTCATAATCTACTCTGACAGCGTTGAAACTTGACTGCATGTTGAGCATGGGGCCTAGGCCTTTATTAAGCTTCTTAAACTGGGACTAGGCCTACTACCCTTTCTCCCTCCGTCTGACTCTGGTCATCATCAGCGCTTCTTATAAATAGTTACTAGTACAAAACATGCTTTTAACCCCCATGCTGTGGATACTGGATGAGAATGAAATTTTCTCACTTGTTCTTGTATATTTTCAGAATCATGGCAACACCCAGCCCAAAACGTTTTATTCGCTTCACACCAGCAATAGACATCTTAGTTTTAAGAGAAATAGCTGCGGTAAACCCACACGACAATCCTACCAAATGGACTAAAGTTGTGGACAACAGCAATGCGGCTGAAAGAAAAGACTGAAAGACTAGCAACGCTTCTAGCTGCCTATATAAAAGAAGACATGGATTCCCTTAAGAGGtaagaaattgattgaaatCATGCATGTCCAGTGAAAACGCCTCCAGTAgctttttcttttaaattcagGATTAAAGACTGAAGCCCTGAATTTAAAACAGAATCTCCAAAATACGCATTTTTAAACGTttcattcattggtgaattgtGCTGTAAAAATTGATAGCTTTCTCATTGTCCTTGTAGATCAGGTATAGAGGAGGAGTATGATGAAAGGGAGCAGCTACTGCAGGAAATAAGGGAGTTGAAGAATGAGGCTGAGAATGTGAAAAAGGAGAAGAAGGCAGACAAGGCCgcaaaaaaggaaaaggaagagTGTCAAGGTGAAGAAATTCGTCGGAAGGCAATGGAGGGCATGACAAGTAAGTCAAATACGGCCAGTTGTTGCTGAGCAATGGCGTACATGAATAAATGTGAATTATGAGCTCGGTCAAATTTGAATCCAAGTGcaatacaaaatatattttacaaatacCTATATTTGTTGGCTTAGTCATTTCAGAAGAACTGACTCCCAAAAATAGCCTTTGAAATCCACGTTTTCCTGAATAAAAAGAAACATTGGTGtcacattttgtttcatttcagaaaatccaACACCAACGAAGAAAGCCAAGTTTGATGTGGGTGATTATTTGGAGAGGAAGGCGGACATTGAGGAAAGGAGGCTTTCCCTTGAGGAGAAGAAGCAAGAGGCTGAGAGGGAGGAGAGGAGGGTTTCATGGAGGCCCTTCTCAAATTCTGTAACAAATAGTCAGATGAAATAATAAAAGTTGATGCTATACATGACTCTCATAAAACAGCGCCGCCTATTGTTCAACTGAcaggaaatgacgtcatacgAGGAAATCCATCAGATTGGGCCACAATATTTTCAAGTAAAGTACATGAGTAGGATTTGAACATGGAACGTTGAATTTCTTACTTATAATACGATCCATGAAAGAGATAAGGACCTAATGTAAGTTGGCAGTGACTTTGCTGGCCATTTTGTGTGCCACATTGCATTGAAAACTGCAGTTATTAAGATACTTTCACTCGTTCTTGTTCACTGGCACTGCTGCTGCATCTGCATGCATCATCATACATACATGATATACATACATCTCTACTCTACAGCATTGCACACATTCACAGTGCAAAGTACAATAATTTTGTAGTGGGCCTACATGCATCGTTTCTAAAGCAGTTTAGAGTATCTTCGCATGCTGTAGCTGTAGTAGACTAGAGTCTTAGAGAGCTATGACAGGCCTGTTAGTGGTGCTAACACTGCTAGTGTAGTGGTGTACTGTAGTAGGCTGGAGCTGCGCTCTTAGCAGCTTGCGCTCATGAGTGACATGACATTGAGCTAGTCGTATAGCCATACGCCCATAGCTCCATGacatcacataggcctacatgtaccattGTGTACAGTCAGCCCCACACTGCCTGTCGGACTGTGTCAATCGTCATGCCATGCTCACTGGCTAGCTACAGTACATGAGTATAGACACAAAGCCACATGCCCCTGGCCCTGAAGAAACAAGGCAGGTCGGCTGCTACACTTGATTTACACAGGGGTTTAGAGTTGGCCTACTAATATAGAGACCGGGTAGAGAGGGCTTAATAGAAGAAGAAGCAGATAAGCCTAGCCTCCTGCTTGACCCTACTTTCCTAGGCTTATCCCTTCTGTTAAGCCCTCTAAACCCCTGTAACTTACTAGCCTTCAGGGGCCTGTGCTACAGATCAGTGTCATAGGCGAAGGGTAGCCTGTAATACATTTCCTTAAAATGGTTTTACTTTTTAGCATGTTcttaattttatttttttaggtTGAAAGATGACAACCCTTTAAAATGGTTCCAGTAATACTAATAGTAGTGATACCAGTCGTACCACTACTGGCACTAGCTTGTTGGACATCACCAATGTGAGTAAAACAACAGTCAAACTTCTTGTCAAACTTGTGTTTTTGTAGCCGATGCCAACTTAAGATTTGTCATTTTAAGCTCGACAAGTTTTCAATCCTCCAATGCCAGCTAGTTCAGCAGCAGCTATGTCCAGTGTACCGTATTACCTTAGAGATAtggatcttcctgacagaaaaGGTTTTATGGGACTAGTGTAGTTTAACCAGaatgtgatgaaaatgaaacacaaaaCGTATATTTCACTCGTATTCCAGGTATTGCCAACCACAGCTGGATCCGCGACAACCCACACGTCAAACAGCGACAACCCACAGTGCACATGTGGAGGCGAGGTATGTGAACTGATATGATCTATCTGGTCATAATTATATTGCCATGCAATTACTAAAAGTTCCAAAATGCATTCTGTTCTGGCTTTAATTTTGATGTGCAAACATGGGTTGTGGAGCAAAAACAACTTCACATAACTCTGCATTAGATCCAGATAGACGGGTATCTGGAGACATATATAAACAGAGCCAGAAAGAAGTTCAGTTTCAACTATTTCATCATTACATTATACTGCTCCAGTCATGAATGACACAGCTCCAGAGCATCTGATGATAGAAGTTGCCTTGATCCACAGAGGGCATCTTTATTGTCAACCCCTGCACACACTTCATGGTCAGTTGGATAAAGGTTTATCTTTTTCCCTTTCATTTCCAGCTCACTGAAGAGGATGTATTGGGGGCCAAACTCCCAAAAACCCCAGCCAAATGTAAAAAGACGCAACTGCAACTTTGGCTCAATTGCCGAAATTTAAAGTACCGAGGCAGAGATACGAGGGCAGTTCTGGTAAACAGGTGAGCATGTACCGGCAGCTGTCTCCATGATTCGTTTTTGAAGGGTAATGCTACACCTGACTATCCCATTGATAAATTATACTACACTGTGGTATTGGTAATATGATCATTATGaatgccaaatacatgtacagtgcatgTCTCTTCATCCTCTTGTCCATTTGCAGTAGCGGTATCAGTACATTCCTATAATCTCCTTTCAGAGTTCGCCATGAGCAAAATATACCCCATAGGATCGTTGATCCAGACCCCGGAGAGTGCAACATACGCAGGAAACAAGCCTCATGCCCTAAATGCAGCACCATCAATCGGCCAGTATCACCGACCACTGACAATTCTGCTGGTAATGTGCCAAATGACGGCTGGTCGAAGGATACGAGTTGTTTGCCCCGGACATTTGGCCATCATTCCATTATGGATCATATTCAGAAGTCGGGCAAACACACCATGTATGTTGAGAAGCCTCTTGAAAAGGGGTACAAATTCTTTTATGAAAATTACATGCACAACATTCAGGCGGTGAAGAGGCGGACATGTATTCATGTTAAGGCCAAGTGCTATCGCTCTCAAAAAAAAAACTGAACCGCCCCATTCCATTAATGTTGAGCTGTCTCAGGCTGCAAAAGTTGTGTCTGCAAAGTGTTCGTGTGCTGCAGGGGTTCAAGGTTTGTGTAACCATGTTGCTGGATTACTGTA comes from Lineus longissimus chromosome 15, tnLinLong1.2, whole genome shotgun sequence and encodes:
- the LOC135499378 gene encoding uncharacterized protein K02A2.6-like translates to MSHPIPQRPSQNISSDLCVVYGKDYLVIVDAYSGYFEIALLDDTTSETIIKHCKSIFARHGIPDEFFTDNGSNLVSRNFQAFAKAWEFKLVTSSPRFPQSNGLVEKAVQTVKKILKRSFSTGEDPYLGLLAYRSTPREADIASPAKLLMGRNLRTRLPTATSQLLPVDAVKVQQQIQTRRDTAKAFFDGKSRALKPLNPGDNVMITSPDKQGSPGIVEQQTSDPISYLVRTRNNTLRRNRRHLRQVPRGSIQENDLEQEIEDVDSDATISNERLESRENELLINTTPDTPQLVTTRSGRLVRPPDRYGH
- the LOC135499380 gene encoding arginine and glutamate-rich protein 1-like — protein: MRLKEKTERLATLLAAYIKEDMDSLKRSGIEEEYDEREQLLQEIRELKNEAENVKKEKKADKAAKKEKEECQGEEIRRKAMEGMTKNPTPTKKAKFDVGDYLERKADIEERRLSLEEKKQEAEREERRVSWRPFSNSVTNSQMK